The Primulina tabacum isolate GXHZ01 chromosome 1, ASM2559414v2, whole genome shotgun sequence genome contains the following window.
ccaagcccatatatacaactcccaagaattttatccaaccgatttAAGACAACTAGCACACCCCCTTCACGCTCGGGAATGAACATCTGaagcgtgaagtttacaaatgatcTAACTATGGGTAGAACGCGTgatccaacacataacggtgtaAATTGAAAGGACACAcaactttaatttttttcctcCCAACAGGGGAGAGATGTGTGACAAAATCCACGTTAAACGAGCTTAATTTTCAATTCTACAATTTattcctttaaaaaaaaaaccgttTAAAATTGATTCTCATGTTCTTctatttaagattttaaaaaagtcaATTGTACAAAAATGGCAGCAGCAGTAATTAAGGTGATATATCTCTGCCACTTACACTCGATTTCAATAATCATCAAAGAAGTATAAGAGGTGGGTAATAGAAATCACTCAACCAATTAATAGTAGacatttttttcgaaaattaacACAAATATGGTAATTTTTAACAGAGAATCGaagatttacaaaataaaattcatagcTAACCGATATCAGTGTCCTATAATTAAATCTAGTAGAGAACATCAAGCAATCACTTACGGTTTGAAGGAGCAACAATCGCAAATGACTTGTTTTAATTTGCTGCCGCCAGTTGCTGGAAATATTGGTGCCTACTATCTAGGCTGATTTGTAATAAAGAGAGCTGCGTCTGTATGATTTCCTCCATTGTTAATGCTGTTAGCTACGGGCATTAAATACTtggatataatataatataatataatggtAGAACCCTCTAGTTTTATCTTATTGCATGCCCTTTCACTCCTTCCAGGGGCAGACAAAAAGTTGTGTTCGGGCTTCATTTCACACTCAAGATTTTGAACtatatttccaaaaaaaaacaATTCGCCATTTATTTTTTAGATGTTATATTCGGTTTGCTTAAATTTTTAGATTAGTTTGTCaataaaatattgatttgaAGATTTTGGAGATAAGAACctaattgaaaaatatattttgttgaatataTATTGTAATTATTGCGTTGGATATATATTGTGATTGTTGAACATGTTATCGAGATAGAAAGATATTATCTTGATTTATATTAGAAGGTAATATGCAAGAATTTGAACGAGTTTGTCTATTTTGGATATAATGAAGTTCTCTATATATTAGAATTCATCTTCATTTTGAAGATTGCCGGGAGTGGCCCATGTGTAGTCGAGAAAAGTCTATGAGATTTTAATGTCAAATCATCCAGAGTTAATTTGTTGGTTGTTGCTTGTATGCACTAGTATTCATTCAGACATTTTTAGGGAGAAGAATGCGAGCTCTCGGGAGAGAGCGAAATTTCTTGACTAgaccattttttttttatgttgtgaTCTTTTCAAGTTGGTTGGGTGCATAATTAACGAGCCAAAACAAATTTGTTCATTTCATGTTATATTTTGTGTCACAACAACTGCTACAACAAGATTCAAACAATGCCAATTTATCATTCTGTTTTGAGagcttttctattactggtggtGCACAGGCATTCGCTGATTGATGAATCATTCCTCGGGAGAGAATGGTGACATTATCGGGAGAAAATAATCTGCATGTTATCGAAGGGAGTTTGAGCTGGCGGATATTGAAGACGAGTCGTGAAGTCTACTGAATGTATTCGTCACAGAGGCATCATTAGAAAAAATATGAAGTTTTTGATTCGAATAAGTCTTTATATTATTGTAACAATAACGAAGGTTAGTGGATTTTCTTGATAGTTGAGTATGGCCCCACAGATGTAGGTCAGTTGGACCGAATCACGTTAAAATTGTCTGTGTCTTTTATTTTTCCGTcagtttttttttatcaattgagttaattatgaaaaaatagGCAAAATAAGAGAAAATCGGATCAACAAGTGATATCAAAACGggtttattatttttatgatgatgatCATGGTATTCAGTTTTTGAAGGCAGTTATATCATGGAGAATACTGAAGTAGTCATGGGGAGCATTGTATCCATCGTAAAAGTAGAGAAAAAATATTGTGTGGAAGCTCTCGGTTTGATTTCTGAACTTTTCTTTTTGGTCAAAAGGATGAAAACTATatttttgtgaattttattgaattttatttttttgattctTCGAAAATAAGACAAAGGGAGAGATTTTTAGATGTTATCTTTGGTTGGCttaagtttttatttatttattagtttttcaagaaaatattgaTTTAAAGATTTTGGAGATAATGAGATAACTAAAAAagatattttattgaatatgtatattgtgtttattgaaaatattatgGAGATAGAAAGATATTATCATGATTTGTATGAGAAGATAATATGCAAGagttaaaattagcgacggtttttgaataGGCCGTCGCTAATTGGTTTCAGAATATGGCGTTGCTAATTAGTGACGATTTCATAATAAGCCGTCGCTAATTAACGACGAGTTTTgattaaactgtcgctaattagcgccGGGTTTTgattgcgacggtttttgactAAATTCGTCGCAATtttttttacgtaaaataaaaaaaatttacttttataatttaacaaatttgccaaaaaaaattacaatctaACTAAACTAATAATATTCATAATTTTAActtacacttaaaaatttaccaagATTTGAAGCGAAAAAGCTTATCCTATTTCGAAATTAAAATAATCTAAGGTACAGACACCACTGCCAGGGGTGGTGAGTCCTGTGAGTAAGTGCAAGCTGGGTCGGGTCCAGGAACTGTGATTGCAGGGTCCGTAAGTGGCAGGCCCAGGGccttacaataaaaggcgcgcTCAAGTGGTTACCAAGATTCAAGGAACTATATACTTAGCCTGGAGGTCATAGGTTCGAATATTGGGGAGGTACAGACACCACTGCCAGGGTGGTGAGTCCTGTGAGTAAGTGCAAGATGGGTCGGGTCCAGGAACTGTGATTGCAGGGTCCGTAAGTGGCAGGCCCAGGGCCTTAcactattagcgacggtttgttaATAAAATcatcgctaaatatagcgaagATTTTTGTTAAAATTGTCGCTAATTTAAACATACGACGGTTTTgataaaactgtcgctaaatatagcaacAGTTTACAAAAAACcttgttgtttgtccaaaaaacacgctaatccacaatgattttagaaaaccgttgtcgattgtccaaaataacacgctaatagacaacggtttataATTTCTCTTCTCTGATTCGATTTGAATCCTGTTTCGATTGTGGAGGATGTTTGACAGGGTGAATGAAATTGTATGAAGAGGCTCTTCACCTGAATTAAGCCTCGTCTAGATGATTGTAATAACGAGGTGATGGAACTTGGGTTAGGATTTGACTTTTTTAATCTGAATTTGAATTTCTTTGTCAGTTTCCTTTAGTTGAGCGAATGACTGCGTGAaatagttattttttttaaaatattttgaaggccTTTTCTACCGTAGCATCTTATATGCATCCGAATGCGTATTCAGTTTTTGTACTGATGCGGAAGTTTTCATTTATATAAATGGTGGGTACTGTGAAACTGAAATGTTCATGATATCGTAATTGTTTAATCTGAATTTGAATTTCTATTAGtatgtttttttggacaatcgacaacggttttataaatcgttgtctttgaccctaaAAAAACGCTCGAAGACAACGATGTTgtttttgcttaaaaaaacgCTATACGATGTTAAAAAgtatacgacaacggttttaatgaaaaatcgttgtcgtaggtGGGTTGTTGAAGGggttttttcttgtagtgagaCATTTTTCGGGAGGAGAAGGTGAGTTCTTGGGGATAACGATATTTCTTGCATATAGCATATTTTTTGTTGTGAGTTTGTCAAGTTGGTTGGGTGCAAAATTAACGAGCCAAAACGAATATGTTCATTCATGTTACATTATGTGTTACGACAACTACTACAACATAATTTAACCAACGCCACTTTATCATTCTATTTTGAATCTTTTATATTGTTTGTGGTGCACAAGCGTTCACTTATTGATTTTTCATTCACCGGGAGAGGAAGGTAGCATTCTCGGGATagaaaatctgcatgttatcGAATAAAGTTCGATTTGGTGGATATTGAAGACTAGTGGTGCTCGCTAAGTGAAGTCTATCGAATGTGTTCGTCAAAAAAGCATCATTATAAGAGATGGAGTCTTTCATTTAAATAAGTTCCAATAAGATAGTAAAATTATAGAAGTTTACGTAGATGTAGGTCAGTTGGACCGAACCAAGTTAAAATTGTATGTATTTTTTTTGCTTTcaactgttttttttttcaattggcaAAATTATGAAAAGTAGGCAATGATATGATGGAAAACAAGCTCTATCAGATAGAGTTTGTTATTTGTATGATGTTGATCATGAAGTTTGATTTTTTAAGACAATGatataatgaaaaatacatAAGTTGACATTCAGAGGGAGCATAGTATCCATCACAAAGGTAGGGGGAGAACTTTGCTTGGAACCTTACGATTTGATTTCTgcacttttttatttttttcaaaagggggagaactatatttttttgaattttattgaatattatttttatgattcttcaaaataaaacgAAGCGGAAGATTTTTAGATGTTAAATTTAATTGGCTTAAATTTTTTGATTAGTTtatcaagaaaatatttatttgtagattttgGATATAATGAGATAAttgaagaagatattttgttgaatatgtATATTATGATTATTGAAGATATTATGAAGatacaaaattattattttaatttatatgagAAGATAATATGCAAGAGTTTGAAAAAGTTTGGTCAATCGTGGATATAATGgagtttttatatatattagagttaatattcattttgaATATTTCCGAGAGTGGCCATGTGTGGATGAGGGAGGCTGATGAGATTTTAATCTCatatatttcagatttgatttttTGGTTGTTGTTTTTACGTACTATATTCATTCAGACATATAgcgatttttttttgtatagAGCATATTTTGTATTGTAAGCTTGTCAGGTTGGTTGTGGGCAAAATTAACGAGACATAACAGTTCTGTTTATTTCGTGTTGCATTATGTGTCGCGAGAACGTCATTTTATCACTCTGTTTAGAGAGCTTTTTCTATTGCTGGTGGTGCACAAACGTTTACTGATTGATTATTCATTCCTCGGGAGAGAAAGGTGACGTTCTCGGAGAGAACAATCTGCATGTTATCGAAGGGAGTTCAAGTTGGTGGATATTGAAAACGAGTGATGCTCGACAAGTGAAATCTATTGAATGTGTTTTTTATAAAGACGTCATTATAAAATATGGAATCTTTGATTTGAACAAATCACGCCCCGAGACTCAGGATTGACACCAGCGTTGTTTAACAaccacacaatcgaaacaacaagcctttgtaGCAAAttgtaaaccgaaaccagtttatatatcataattcaaatgtgaaaggaattttattccttgatatattttccttttttatctttaatattttgcctttctagacatgagaataatctcgaaattgatgatatgatctcgtataaattcaatatgtgacataagactatatttgatatgactcataatatttttaaaatatgatatcataatatctttaagatatgatatcacaatatctttaagatattatccttgttttaaaaagagtttgtttcctaatgaaattgggtttctatgttaaataggactcaaagaagaagaaacatGAGAGATGGACGATATAGAGCATAAAACTTTCGGAGAGACAGAGATGCATTTGtacgaagaaaatattttctgattgaagcaatctcgcgtcgttgataaagtgttgctgtgaagtgctgacaacatctgaagacaacacctaatcacTGTTTTGATTAGTGCGCTTATTTTTGAAGActttttcacttctcagttgatgcatcctatgtattttggttatacggtttgttagaggtttaggatgcaatttgttactcgccttaataaggaagttgttttattctttcactagtattggtttttgtaaacttacaagtttttctagtgaattattttgccctgaggcaccgcacaagtattttatacttgtgcataatttatctCTCGTATCTCGTATTGTTATAATTCAAGTTGCGTGTTAGTGTGTTAAActataatttccgctgcatgttgtcgtgggtgttacaacatctacgcacaacacctacattctgatacacacaacactcaccCTCGTCACATTCACTCTGTGGAAACAGaactttcaattggtatcagagcctccaCTTGACGCTACTAAGTGAGAtcctgttttgttttgttttccagGTGGAAAAGGATCATGGAAGCATCAACAAACACTATTTTTAAACCTCCCGTATTGGATGGATCAAACTATGCATTATGGAAAGTAAAGATGAGGGTTTTTATTAAATCAATTGAAGAAAGAGCTTGGCAGCGTGTACTTGATGGTTGGAGTCCACCAAAGATTGAGGATGCTGATGGAGACACTCGGCTCAAACCTGAAAGTACATGGACAATCGATGAAGTGCAAACGTCAAATTTGAATTCCAAGGCTCTCAATGCTATATTCTCGTCTGTTGACACAAGGATGTTTAATTTATTCACCAATTGTGTGTGTGCCAAAGAAGCTTGGGATATACTTCAGAAACATTGTGAAGGATCCGAGAGTGTGCGTAAAACTAGGCTAAGGATGGTggcatcaaaatttgaaagccTGAGAATGGAGGACAAGGAGTCTATTCTTGAGTATGATAGCCGGTTGAGACAACTTTCTAATGAAGCTCACAGTCTTGGATATCCCATGTCCAATGAAAGATTGGTGAACAAAGTTTTAAGATATCTACCTGAGAAATTTAATATCAAAGTTTGTGCAATTGAAGAATCTAAAGACACTTCAACAATCAACCTGGATGAATTAATGAGTTCCCTCagaacttttgagatgaatcttgatttacaaaagaaggataaagggaagACAATAGCCCTTGAAGTTTCAACTGACTCTTATGATGAAATCCTTCAAATATCTAAAGAAGTGAATGAATCTGATTTAGGTGAAGATTCTATCTCTCTAATTACTAAAAAATTCGGTGATTACTTGAAGAAAATGAGatagaagaagaaaattggacaaaaatctGTGTTGCCCAATATCACCACTTCTGCAAAAGCTCAAAAGTTTACTCCTATGAAAGGACAATTTCGACCAAAAACTGAATTGCAAATCCAatcaaatgtcagaaatttggaCTCGGTACAATGCAGAGAGTGTTCTGGATTTGGACACTATGCCAATGAGTGTGCCAATCGACTTCGGAGAAACAAAGGCATGGCTGTCACTTTGAGTGATGAAGAGTCTGATGATGATCAAGGATCAAATGAATCTGAAAATCACACATCGTTGTTTGCTGTGATCAAGGAGAAGCGTTCAATGCAAATCAATCATTTGGGTGTTGCCACAGGTGTTGCAATACCTGGTCGCAACATCTCTTCAAATTCAGTGTGTCTTAATTCTACAACCCTTGGTGAATCAAGTCAATCTGAAAACCAAGAAGTAGATGATGATGAAGTCACTCTGGAAAGTGTGCAGGCAATGTATGAAGAATTGTATGAAGACtggatcaaaagaaataaagtGAATGCAATTCTCTCCAAAGAGAACACTGAGCTGAAGTCACAAGTATCACGACTTGAAGTAATCTTAAGCAAGAAAGATATGGAATTATGCAAAGTCAAGGAAGAGCTTGGAGAAGCAACTCAAATTCTTACGAAGCTTAATTCAAGTTCATCCAAACTTGATTCACTCTTGATGATTGGAAAGAATGACAAAGCTGGACTTGGTTATACGAATCACCAGTTTGAAATAGGAGAGTCTTCCAACACTGAAAGAAAACCAACTGTCTTTGTCAAAGGAAGTACTGAAATCTCGAATGCTACATACACTGAAAAAGGTGTTTCATCAAAGAGGCAAATATCTACAAAGAAGTCCAAGTCCAGAAAACGCCACTTTATCTGCCACTATTGCTTTAGACCTGGTCACATCAAACCCTACTGTTTTAAACTGAGAGATGACTATAAAAATGGGAATCTGAACAGGTGTTGCCACAGGTGTTGTACAACACCCGGCGTAACACTGTCAATAGGAAACCATCGGTAAAAAGGGTTTGGGTGCCAAAGGCTAATATTCAATGTTCTGTTATTTATACTTcgttaaaaactaacattgcaggaatatggtactttgacagtggcTGTTCACGCCACATGACAGGTTCTAAAGACTATTTGACTGACTATGTTGAACTAAGGAATGGTCATGTGATGTATGGTGGAGGTGCTAAAGGAAGAATAGCTGGCAAAGGGACCTTGAATGTTGATGGACTGCCTAGTCTACACAATGTGCTTTATGTCGAAGGActtaactcaaacttaataagcataagtcaactttgtgatgatggtttacatgttaagtttgataaagataattgtgaagtttttgataatACTGATACATGTATTTTGACAGGTACAAGGTTGGCTGACAATTGTTATCAACTTGGAGAGGACCCtgtgtgcaatcattcaaaagtgAGTGAACTAAACTTGTGGCATCAAAAATTGGGTCATGCAAACCTCAAGACATTAAAGAACCTTGGTAAGTACGATGCTGTGAGAGATATGCCTAATTTATCCTCTGGAATTCCTTATGTTTGTGGTGCATGTCAAAAGGGTAAGCAAACACGTGTTCCCCatcaagtgttgcaacactttgggacaacacggtgtcttgaactcttgcacatggatcttatgggtccaaTGGAAGTGGAAAGCCTTGGAGGTAAGAAGTGTTCATGTGTTTGTGTGGATGATTTCTCTCGCTTTACATGGGTAAGttttcttagagaaaaatcCGACACATTTcctgtttttaagaaattacatGCTAAGATTACTAATCTACATGATTTGAGGGTTGGTAAGATAAGGACCGACCAtggtaaagaatttgaaaactcaCACTTTATATCATTCTGTGAAAAGAGAGGGATAACtcatgaattttcggcccctaagactcctcaacaaaatggaatagcCGAAAGGAAGAATAGGACACTGCAAGAAATGGCTATGGTCATGTTGAAttcaaagaatatttcaaaaCGATTTTGGGCCGAGGCCTTAAACACagcatgtcatatttcaaatcgtgtgtacttaaggagtggttctactatgacatcctatgaaatcatcatgggaaagaggccaaacctgaagtactttcatgtttttgggtgtgtatgttatgttttgaatgacCGAGACCATCTTGCAAAGTTTGACTCTAAAAGTGACAAGtgtttatttcttggttattcatcCAATAGTCGTGCATATCGTGTGTATAATCTCAGAACAAGAACGACTATGGAATCTATTAACGTTGTTTTTGACGATCTTGCAGATCTAACGGGAAAAACAATCGAGGATGATATTGATGGGCTACTGAACATAAGTGAGACACTGCCTAACACAGATGTTGCACCCGGTGTTGTAACACCTGAGACAACACCTGCACTGGCAGAATCAAATGATGAACCAGGAGAGTAtactgaaaatgatgatgttgtaACCAATGAAGGGATTGATATTCCCAgtaagattcagaaaaatcatccatcatctcagATCATTGGAGAAGCATTTGGAGGAATGCAAACTAGAAGAAAGGAGAAGGTAGATTATCGGAAAATGATGGGTCTAGTATGCATGACTTCCGTATACTCTCAAGTAAGCCATTCTTGTTTTGTTTCGCTCATTGaacccaaaaatataaatgaagccttaaaagatgaattttgggttgatgcgatgcatgaggaacttgaacaatttgttaGGAATGATGTGTGGGATTTGGTTCCCAGACCTGATAATATGAATGTTATTGGAAccaaatggatttttaaaaacaaaactgatgaatctggGATTGTTGTGAGAAATAAAGCTAGGTTAGTTGCTCAAGGGTATACTCAAATTGAaggaattgattttgatgagacaTTTGCCCCTGTTGCCCGGATTGAGTCAGTCCGACTTTTACTTGCTATCGCTTGTCACATGGACATAAaactatatcaaatggatgtgaaaagtgcctTTTGAACGGCATTTTGAATGAAGAAGCTTATGTAAGCCAACCTAAAGGGTTCGAAGATCCAAACCACCCGAACCATGTCTACAAGTTGAAGAAGGCACTTTAtggacttaaacaagctccacgaGCATGGTATGGTAGGCTTACTGAATATCTGCTTGACTTaggcttcaaacgaggtgaggttgataaaaccttttttattcaaaaatcgaagcatgatattcttgtgtgtcaaatttatgtggatgacatcatttttggtgcttcttctcaaaagcatgttgatgaatttgttaaatgcatgtctaccacatttgaaatgagcatggtaggagaattaagtttctttcttggattgcaaattaaacaaatgcatgatggtaTCT
Protein-coding sequences here:
- the LOC142504402 gene encoding uncharacterized protein LOC142504402 encodes the protein MEASTNTIFKPPVLDGSNYALWKVKMRVFIKSIEERAWQRVLDGWSPPKIEDADGDTRLKPESTWTIDEVQTSNLNSKALNAIFSSVDTRMFNLFTNCVCAKEAWDILQKHCEGSESVRKTRLRMVASKFESLRMEDKESILEYDSRLRQLSNEAHSLGYPMSNERLVNKVLRYLPEKFNIKVCAIEESKDTSTINLDELMSSLRTFEMNLDLQKKDKGKTIALEVSTDSYDEILQISKEVNESDLGEDSISLITKKFGDYLKKMR